The following is a genomic window from Amycolatopsis sp. BJA-103.
CCGCACCGGGCCGAAGCATCTGGTCACGTTCTTCCTCAGCATGGCGGCAGGCCTCGCCGTCTCCGCCGAGACCACGGTCCGGTTGCTCGGCGACGAGCTGCTCCCGCGGCTGGTCACCAACGCGCTGCAACTGCTCGCGATGCGCGCGCTGGTGCAACTGGTCCGCAGTACCCGGTCGCCGGAGAAGCCGACACCGTTCTGGCCGATCGTGCTGTGCTGGGCCGTGATGGTCCTGTGTTACCTGGACATCGCGCCACATCGGCTCGAGGTGGGCACACCCGAATTCCAATGGCGCTTGAGCGTCGTGGTCTATCAGGTGGTCCTCACGACGTACGGGGTCACGTGCCTGGCGATGTTCACCCGCACCCTGGCCCGCAGCGCCGCGGGCCGTCCACGAGGGACGTTCCGGACAGGGCTGCGGATCCTCGTCTGCGCCGCGGTCGCGACCATCGGATGGGTGCTGTTCTCCGGGCTTCCGTCGCTGTGGCTGGAGATCACCGACCTCGCGGACCTCGATTTCATGCCGCGCGCCCGCATTCTCGGACTCTGCGCGATGGTGCTGTGGGTTCTCGGCGGACTGTTCACCACCTGGGACGGTGCTCTCCGCCTGGTGTGTGCGTGGCAAGGGATCCGGGCGGTCACACCGCTGTGGAAGGAGCTCGTCGCCGCTCACCCGCAGATCGCCCTGCCCGTGCGCCACGACATCGAGTTCAAGCTGTACCGCAGGCTGATCGAAATCCGTGATGGCGTCTTGGCGTTGCGGGCACACGTCCCGCCGCACCTCGGGGACTGGCTGCGCACCCCGG
Proteins encoded in this region:
- a CDS encoding MAB_1171c family putative transporter, whose amino-acid sequence is MISYLSAGLLALIGLARLVTVRTGPKHLVTFFLSMAAGLAVSAETTVRLLGDELLPRLVTNALQLLAMRALVQLVRSTRSPEKPTPFWPIVLCWAVMVLCYLDIAPHRLEVGTPEFQWRLSVVVYQVVLTTYGVTCLAMFTRTLARSAAGRPRGTFRTGLRILVCAAVATIGWVLFSGLPSLWLEITDLADLDFMPRARILGLCAMVLWVLGGLFTTWDGALRLVCAWQGIRAVTPLWKELVAAHPQIALPVRHDIEFKLYRRLIEIRDGVLALRAHVPPHLGDWLRTPVDEPTRAAAEVAAALVMREAGRSWPHHPAGADEAQPSMREESAWLSAVSSAFTHSLVVREVRERAVASAAGRRDDA